A genomic segment from Bacillus cereus G9842 encodes:
- a CDS encoding putative DNA-binding protein has product MLEKTTRMNYLFDFYQSLLTQKQRSYMSLYYLDDLSLGEIAEEFDVSRQAVYDNIKRTEAMLEEYEEKLVLLQKFQERQRLVAKLKQLISEEEHVNEEMKQVVEAIEKLD; this is encoded by the coding sequence ATGCTCGAAAAAACAACGAGAATGAACTATTTATTTGATTTTTATCAATCGTTGTTAACGCAAAAACAAAGAAGTTATATGTCGCTTTATTATCTAGATGATTTATCTCTTGGTGAAATTGCGGAAGAATTTGATGTAAGTCGCCAAGCCGTGTATGATAACATTAAACGGACTGAAGCGATGCTTGAAGAATATGAAGAAAAATTAGTATTACTTCAAAAGTTTCAAGAGCGACAGCGACTTGTTGCAAAGCTAAAACAGCTAATCAGCGAAGAAGAGCATGTGAATGAAGAAATGAAACAAGTTGTTGAAGCTATCGAAAAATTAGATTAG
- the rimM gene encoding ribosome maturation factor RimM (Essential for efficient processing of 16S rRNA), which translates to MTKWFNVGKIVNTHGVRGEIRVISRTDFPEERYKVGNTLYISNEKDTDYLPVKVTSHRQHKTFDLLTFEGYNNVDEVEKFKGSLIKVPEEQLGELAEGEYYYHEIIGCSVVTEEGEALGTIKEILSPGANDVWVIKRPKGQDLLIPYIDDVVLQVNIENKLVTIHVMEGLL; encoded by the coding sequence ATGACAAAGTGGTTTAACGTAGGGAAAATTGTAAATACTCATGGAGTAAGAGGAGAAATCCGTGTGATTTCTCGTACTGATTTTCCAGAAGAGCGATATAAAGTAGGAAACACGCTATACATATCGAATGAGAAAGACACAGACTATCTTCCAGTGAAGGTAACTTCTCATCGCCAACATAAGACATTCGATTTATTAACATTTGAAGGATATAACAATGTAGATGAAGTAGAGAAGTTTAAAGGTTCTTTAATAAAAGTACCGGAAGAGCAGTTAGGTGAACTTGCTGAAGGTGAATACTACTATCACGAAATTATTGGTTGCAGCGTTGTAACGGAAGAAGGAGAAGCGCTAGGGACAATCAAAGAGATTCTCTCTCCTGGTGCAAATGATGTTTGGGTGATTAAACGTCCGAAGGGTCAAGATCTCTTAATTCCTTATATTGATGACGTTGTACTTCAAGTTAATATTGAAAATAAATTAGTAACCATTCATGTAATGGAAGGATTGCTATAA
- the ftsY gene encoding signal recognition particle-docking protein FtsY — MSFFKKLKEKISKQTDTVTEKFKHGLEKTRNSFADKVNDLVYRYRKVDEDFFEELEEILIGADVGVATVMELIDQLKEEVQRRNIQDPKEVQAVISEKLVGIYKGDSDFSNEINMQEDQLTVVLFVGVNGVGKTTTIGKLAHKFKSEGKSVLLAAGDTFRAGAIEQLEVWGDRVGVEVIKQGSGSDPAAVMYDAVQAAKARKVDVLLCDTAGRLQNKVNLMKELEKVKRVIEREVPGAPHEVLLVIDATTGQNGLSQAKTFREATNVTGIVLTKLDGTAKGGIVLAIRNEIDVPVKFVGLGEQMDDLQQFDPEQYVYGLFANLVETEEA; from the coding sequence ATGAGTTTTTTTAAAAAACTAAAAGAAAAAATTTCAAAACAAACGGATACAGTTACAGAGAAATTTAAACACGGATTAGAAAAAACTAGAAATTCATTTGCGGATAAAGTGAATGATTTAGTGTATCGTTACCGTAAAGTGGACGAAGATTTCTTCGAAGAGTTAGAAGAAATCTTAATCGGTGCAGACGTTGGCGTCGCAACGGTAATGGAATTAATTGATCAATTGAAAGAAGAAGTACAACGTCGTAACATTCAAGATCCAAAAGAAGTACAAGCTGTTATTTCAGAAAAACTAGTAGGAATTTACAAAGGTGACAGCGATTTTAGTAACGAAATTAATATGCAAGAAGACCAATTAACGGTTGTTTTATTTGTTGGTGTTAACGGTGTAGGAAAAACGACGACAATTGGTAAACTGGCGCATAAGTTTAAATCAGAAGGTAAGTCAGTCTTATTGGCGGCAGGAGACACATTCCGTGCTGGGGCGATTGAACAATTAGAAGTATGGGGCGATCGCGTTGGTGTAGAAGTGATTAAACAAGGATCTGGATCTGATCCAGCGGCGGTTATGTATGACGCTGTACAAGCTGCAAAAGCACGTAAGGTAGATGTATTACTATGTGACACAGCAGGACGCTTGCAAAATAAAGTAAACTTAATGAAAGAGTTAGAGAAGGTGAAGCGTGTAATTGAGCGTGAAGTACCAGGTGCTCCTCATGAAGTATTGCTTGTTATTGATGCAACAACAGGACAAAACGGTTTAAGCCAAGCGAAAACATTCCGTGAAGCAACGAATGTAACAGGTATTGTTTTAACGAAGTTAGATGGAACTGCTAAAGGTGGTATTGTATTAGCGATTCGTAACGAAATTGATGTACCGGTGAAGTTTGTTGGATTAGGAGAGCAAATGGATGACTTGCAGCAGTTTGATCCAGAACAATATGTGTATGGTTTATTTGCGAACTTAGTAGAAACAGAAGAAGCGTAA
- the rplS gene encoding 50S ribosomal protein L19, whose protein sequence is MQQLIAEITKGQLKTDLPSFRPGDTLRVHVKVVEGTRERIQLFEGVVIKRRGGGISETFTVRKISYGVGVERTFPVHTPRIAKIEVLRRGKVRRAKLYYLRNLRGKKARIKEIR, encoded by the coding sequence ATGCAACAATTAATCGCAGAAATTACAAAAGGCCAATTAAAAACTGACCTTCCTTCATTCCGTCCTGGTGACACTTTACGTGTACACGTAAAAGTTGTTGAGGGAACTCGTGAAAGAATTCAGCTTTTCGAAGGTGTTGTAATTAAACGTCGTGGTGGCGGAATTAGTGAAACATTCACAGTTCGTAAGATTTCTTACGGTGTAGGTGTTGAGCGTACATTCCCAGTTCACACGCCAAGAATCGCGAAAATCGAAGTACTTCGCCGTGGTAAAGTACGTCGTGCTAAGTTATACTACTTACGTAACCTTCGCGGTAAAAAAGCACGTATTAAAGAAATTCGATAA
- a CDS encoding KH domain-containing protein, whose protein sequence is MKKLVETIVKPLVDHPEDVKVTQELCNGEIKYRLTVHPEDVGKVIGKQGRVAKAIRMLLYSVGHHNDEKVTLEIQ, encoded by the coding sequence ATGAAGAAGTTAGTCGAGACGATTGTCAAGCCTCTTGTCGATCATCCTGAAGATGTAAAAGTTACACAGGAACTTTGCAACGGAGAGATAAAGTATCGATTAACTGTACATCCTGAGGATGTTGGAAAAGTCATTGGAAAGCAAGGGAGAGTTGCGAAAGCGATTCGAATGCTCTTGTATTCAGTGGGACATCATAATGATGAAAAAGTAACACTGGAAATTCAATAA
- the rpsP gene encoding 30S ribosomal protein S16 → MAVKIRLKRMGAKKTPFYRVVVADSRSPRDGRFIEEIGTYNPVAQPAEVKIDEEAALKWLGNGAKPSDTVRNLFSNQGIMEKFHLSKQGK, encoded by the coding sequence ATGGCAGTTAAAATTCGTTTAAAACGTATGGGAGCTAAAAAAACTCCTTTCTATCGTGTAGTTGTTGCAGATTCTCGTTCTCCTCGTGACGGACGTTTCATTGAGGAAATCGGAACTTACAATCCAGTTGCTCAACCAGCTGAAGTTAAGATCGACGAAGAAGCAGCATTAAAATGGTTAGGAAATGGTGCTAAACCATCTGATACAGTTCGTAACTTATTCTCTAACCAAGGTATCATGGAGAAATTCCACTTATCTAAACAAGGTAAGTAA
- the smc gene encoding chromosome segregation protein SMC, whose protein sequence is MFLKRLEIAGFKSFAERVSVDFVPGVTSVVGPNGSGKSNITDAIRWVLGEQSAKSLRGAKMEDIIFAGSDTRRAVNVAEVTITLNNEDQRLPIEYNEVCVTRRVSRSGDSDFYINKQSCRLKDIIDLFMDSGMGREAFSIISQGKVEEILSSKSEERRGVFEEAAGVLKYKLRKKKAEGKLAETQENLNRVQDIIHELSSQVEPLERQASIAKDYLENKEELEKVEAALIVHEIEELHEKWEALRNQFGHNKDEEAKMSTDLQKSEEELEELRGQLQAVDESVDSLQEVLLLSSKELEKLEGQRELLKERKQNATTHCAQLEQLIVELTEKAKSYDGEIASSTEALMQFVNEVKELEQKLHDNEQLLATFADNLEEQIENLKGDYIELLNQQASHRNELSMIEEQSKQQTSKNERLDEENAKYVEMRMEITAKKTKLVENYEQVKEKVAGILSNIQKTEAALGKCKTQYSENETKLYQAYQFVQQARSRKEMLEEMQEDYSGFYQGVREVLKARENRLQGIEGAVAELLTVPKEYEVAMEIALGAAMQHIVVQTEEHARNAIAFLKQNKHGRATFLPQAVIKSRSLSFEQLRIVNQHPSFVGVAAELVQYNNKYENVVSNLLGTVIVAKDLRGANELAKQLQYRYRIVTIEGDVVNPGGSMTGGAVKQAKSSLLGRQRELEEWTRKLTDMEEKTTKLENFVKAVKQEIQEKEVKIRELRQTVEAERVDEQKLREEINRLELEEHRINDRLSIYDLEIEGFLQDRVKTQGRKEALEGILTNLQADITELDSKIAALTKQKSEQHSSKEKVQKEMTELKVLVAEKQQRLSNQKEKVERFTKEKEETDATLVKTKEDLAFLKQEMTSNSSGEEQITNMIEKKAYDRNQTSELIRSRREQRVSLQERVEHLERNLKETTGKHKYIIEMLKDQEVKINRLDVELENRLQHLRETYTISFEAAKLKYTMTMPAEDARKKVKLIKLSIEELGTVNLGAIDEYERVAERHTFLLEQRDDLEEAKTTLHQLITEMDEEMKKRFFTTFEGIRMEFQSVFSELFGGGRADLVMTNPEDLLNTGIDIVAQPPGKKLQNLGLLSGGERALTAIALLFGILKVRPVPFCVLDEVEAALDEANVARFAQYLKKFSDETQFIVITHRKGTMEESDVLYGVTMQESGVSKLVSVRLDAGEELIASE, encoded by the coding sequence CGGTTAATGTTGCTGAAGTAACAATAACTTTAAATAATGAAGATCAACGTTTACCAATTGAATACAATGAGGTGTGTGTAACACGTCGTGTATCTCGTTCAGGTGATAGTGATTTTTATATTAATAAACAATCATGTAGATTGAAAGATATTATCGATTTATTTATGGACTCTGGTATGGGAAGAGAAGCTTTTTCAATTATTAGCCAGGGGAAAGTGGAAGAGATTTTAAGTAGTAAGTCAGAAGAGCGTCGAGGTGTATTTGAAGAAGCGGCAGGCGTACTGAAATACAAACTTCGCAAAAAGAAAGCTGAAGGGAAGTTAGCAGAAACACAAGAAAACTTAAATCGTGTACAAGATATAATTCATGAATTAAGTAGTCAAGTAGAACCTTTAGAAAGACAAGCTTCTATTGCGAAAGATTATCTTGAGAATAAAGAAGAATTAGAGAAAGTAGAAGCTGCGCTTATTGTACATGAAATTGAAGAATTGCATGAGAAATGGGAAGCGCTTCGAAATCAGTTTGGGCATAATAAAGACGAAGAAGCTAAAATGTCAACGGATTTACAAAAAAGTGAAGAAGAGCTTGAGGAATTACGAGGACAATTACAAGCGGTAGATGAGTCTGTAGATTCGTTGCAAGAAGTACTTCTTCTTTCTAGTAAAGAGCTAGAAAAACTAGAAGGACAGCGCGAGTTGTTAAAAGAGAGAAAGCAAAATGCTACGACGCATTGTGCGCAACTTGAGCAGTTAATTGTTGAATTAACAGAGAAAGCTAAAAGTTACGATGGTGAAATTGCGTCAAGTACAGAAGCTTTAATGCAATTTGTGAATGAAGTAAAAGAGTTAGAGCAAAAATTGCATGATAATGAGCAACTGCTTGCTACTTTTGCTGACAATTTAGAGGAACAGATTGAGAATTTAAAAGGTGACTATATTGAACTTTTAAATCAACAAGCTAGTCATCGCAATGAATTATCTATGATTGAAGAACAATCTAAACAGCAAACGTCTAAAAACGAGCGGCTGGATGAAGAGAATGCGAAATATGTAGAAATGCGTATGGAAATTACAGCGAAAAAGACGAAACTTGTAGAAAATTACGAACAAGTGAAAGAAAAAGTAGCTGGCATCCTCTCAAACATACAGAAGACAGAGGCGGCGCTCGGGAAATGTAAGACGCAGTATAGTGAAAATGAAACAAAACTGTATCAAGCATATCAATTTGTGCAACAGGCACGTTCTCGAAAAGAAATGCTTGAAGAGATGCAAGAAGATTATTCTGGCTTCTATCAAGGTGTACGTGAAGTATTGAAAGCTAGAGAAAATAGGTTGCAAGGTATCGAGGGTGCTGTTGCGGAACTGTTAACGGTACCTAAAGAATACGAAGTTGCAATGGAAATCGCTCTAGGTGCAGCGATGCAGCACATTGTTGTACAAACAGAGGAACATGCTCGTAATGCAATTGCATTTTTAAAGCAAAATAAACATGGGCGTGCAACGTTTTTACCGCAAGCTGTTATTAAAAGTAGGTCGTTATCATTTGAGCAATTACGCATTGTAAATCAACACCCATCGTTTGTAGGTGTGGCGGCAGAACTTGTGCAGTACAATAATAAATATGAAAATGTAGTTTCAAATTTATTAGGTACTGTTATTGTTGCGAAAGATTTACGCGGAGCAAATGAGTTGGCGAAACAACTGCAATACCGTTATCGCATTGTAACAATCGAAGGGGACGTAGTGAATCCTGGCGGTTCTATGACTGGTGGAGCGGTAAAACAAGCGAAATCTTCTTTATTAGGACGCCAACGTGAACTGGAAGAGTGGACTCGCAAGTTAACTGATATGGAAGAAAAAACAACGAAGTTAGAAAACTTTGTTAAAGCAGTAAAACAAGAGATTCAAGAAAAAGAAGTGAAAATACGCGAACTAAGGCAAACTGTAGAAGCAGAGCGTGTAGATGAGCAGAAATTAAGAGAAGAGATTAATCGTTTAGAATTAGAAGAACATCGTATTAATGACCGCTTGTCTATTTATGATTTAGAGATTGAAGGTTTTTTACAAGATCGAGTAAAAACACAAGGGCGTAAAGAGGCGTTAGAAGGGATTTTAACGAATCTTCAAGCTGATATCACAGAGTTAGATAGTAAAATTGCAGCTTTAACAAAACAAAAAAGTGAGCAACATTCTTCAAAAGAAAAAGTTCAAAAAGAAATGACTGAGTTAAAAGTGCTGGTAGCTGAAAAGCAACAACGCTTATCTAATCAAAAAGAAAAAGTTGAACGATTTACGAAGGAAAAAGAAGAAACGGATGCGACACTTGTAAAAACGAAAGAGGATTTAGCTTTCTTAAAACAAGAAATGACATCTAATTCAAGTGGTGAAGAGCAAATTACGAATATGATTGAGAAGAAAGCGTATGATCGTAATCAAACTTCAGAATTAATTCGCTCTCGTCGCGAACAACGTGTCTCGTTGCAAGAGAGAGTAGAACATTTAGAGCGTAATTTGAAAGAAACGACAGGTAAACATAAATATATTATTGAAATGTTGAAAGATCAAGAAGTGAAAATAAACCGACTTGATGTAGAGTTGGAAAATAGATTACAACATTTACGTGAAACATATACGATTTCATTTGAAGCGGCAAAACTAAAATATACAATGACAATGCCTGCAGAAGATGCGCGTAAGAAAGTAAAATTAATCAAATTATCCATAGAAGAGTTAGGTACAGTGAACCTAGGGGCAATTGATGAATATGAACGCGTAGCGGAGCGTCATACATTTTTACTAGAGCAGAGAGACGACCTAGAAGAAGCGAAAACGACATTGCACCAGCTTATTACCGAAATGGATGAAGAAATGAAAAAACGCTTTTTTACTACGTTTGAAGGCATTAGAATGGAGTTTCAATCGGTATTCTCTGAGTTATTTGGAGGCGGAAGAGCGGATTTAGTAATGACTAATCCAGAGGATTTACTAAATACGGGTATTGATATTGTAGCACAACCGCCAGGGAAGAAATTGCAGAACTTAGGTTTACTTTCAGGTGGAGAGCGTGCTTTAACGGCAATTGCGCTTTTATTTGGTATTTTAAAAGTGCGCCCAGTACCGTTCTGTGTACTAGATGAGGTAGAGGCCGCCCTTGATGAAGCGAATGTAGCTCGTTTTGCACAGTATTTAAAGAAATTTAGTGATGAGACGCAGTTTATTGTAATTACACATAGAAAAGGTACAATGGAAGAGTCTGATGTGTTGTACGGTGTAACAATGCAAGAATCAGGGGTATCTAAACTTGTTTCGGTTCGTTTAGATGCCGGAGAAGAACTTATTGCAAGTGAATAG
- the ffh gene encoding signal recognition particle protein, whose protein sequence is MAFEGLADRLQQTMQKIRGKGKVSEADVKEMMREVRLALLEADVNFKVVKDFVKRVSERAVGQDVMKSLTPGQQVIKVVQEELTELMGGEQSKIAVANKPPTVIMMVGLQGAGKTTTTGKLANLLRKKHNRKPMLVAADIYRPAAIKQLETLGKQLDMPVFSLGDQVSPVEIAKQAIAKAKEDHHDYVLIDTAGRLHIDEELMDELAKVKEVAKPDEIFLVVDAMTGQDAVNVAQSFHEQLGLTGVVLTKLDGDTRGGAALSIKAVTNTPIKFAGMGEKLDAIEAFHPERMASRILGMGDVLTLIEKAQATVDEEKAKELEQKMRTLSFTLDDFLEQLGQVRQLGPLDELLGMLPGANKIKGLKNAQVDEKQIGHIEAIIRSMTKLEREQPEIINASRKKRIAKGSGTTVQEINRLIKQFDDMKKMMKTMTGMQKGKKKGLGGLKFPFM, encoded by the coding sequence ATGGCATTTGAAGGATTAGCCGACCGACTTCAACAGACAATGCAAAAAATCCGCGGCAAAGGAAAAGTTTCTGAAGCCGATGTGAAAGAAATGATGAGAGAAGTTCGTCTAGCTCTTTTAGAAGCAGATGTTAACTTTAAAGTAGTAAAAGATTTTGTGAAGCGTGTGTCTGAACGTGCTGTCGGACAAGATGTAATGAAAAGTTTGACACCTGGACAACAAGTAATTAAAGTTGTACAGGAAGAACTTACAGAACTTATGGGCGGAGAGCAAAGCAAAATTGCTGTTGCTAATAAGCCACCGACTGTTATTATGATGGTTGGTCTGCAAGGTGCGGGTAAAACAACGACGACAGGTAAGCTTGCGAATTTGCTTCGTAAAAAGCATAATCGTAAACCGATGCTTGTTGCAGCGGATATTTACCGTCCAGCAGCGATTAAACAGCTTGAAACATTAGGGAAGCAATTGGACATGCCTGTATTTTCTTTAGGAGATCAAGTAAGTCCTGTTGAAATTGCGAAACAAGCGATTGCAAAAGCAAAAGAAGATCATCATGATTATGTTTTAATCGATACAGCGGGTCGCCTGCATATTGATGAAGAACTAATGGATGAATTAGCGAAAGTTAAAGAAGTTGCGAAGCCGGATGAAATTTTCCTTGTTGTCGATGCGATGACGGGACAAGACGCGGTAAATGTTGCACAAAGTTTCCATGAACAGTTAGGTTTAACAGGTGTTGTATTAACGAAATTAGATGGTGATACCCGCGGTGGTGCTGCATTATCTATTAAGGCTGTAACAAACACACCGATTAAATTTGCTGGTATGGGTGAAAAACTAGATGCAATTGAAGCGTTCCATCCAGAGCGTATGGCATCCCGTATTTTAGGGATGGGCGATGTCTTAACATTGATTGAAAAAGCGCAAGCTACAGTTGATGAAGAGAAAGCAAAAGAACTTGAGCAAAAAATGCGTACGCTTTCGTTTACGCTTGACGATTTCCTAGAACAACTTGGACAAGTGCGTCAACTTGGACCGCTTGATGAATTGTTAGGAATGCTTCCTGGTGCAAATAAAATTAAAGGGCTGAAAAATGCGCAAGTTGATGAAAAACAAATTGGGCATATTGAGGCAATTATTCGTTCTATGACTAAATTAGAACGAGAACAACCGGAAATAATCAATGCTAGTCGCAAAAAGCGCATTGCCAAAGGTAGCGGTACAACTGTACAAGAAATCAATCGTCTAATTAAGCAATTCGATGACATGAAAAAAATGATGAAGACGATGACGGGAATGCAAAAAGGCAAGAAAAAAGGACTAGGTGGATTGAAGTTTCCATTCATGTAA
- the ylqF gene encoding ribosome biogenesis GTPase YlqF encodes MVIQWFPGHMAKARRQVTEKLKLIDVVIELVDARLPLSSRNPMIDEIITHKPRLVVLNKADMADDRLTKQWIAYFKEKGHMAISINAQAGQGMKEIAAACKVLVKEKFDKMVAKGIRPRAIRALIVGIPNVGKSTLINKLAKKNIAKTGDRPGVTTAQQWIKVGKEMELLDTPGILWPKFEDQLVGLRLATTGAIKDSILNLQDVAVYALRFMEKHYPERLKERYNLNEIPEDIVELFDAIGKNRGCLMGGGMIDYDKTSELVLRELRGGKLGKMTFETPEEFAEQVEDVEKIEEV; translated from the coding sequence ATGGTAATTCAATGGTTTCCAGGGCATATGGCGAAGGCTAGACGCCAAGTAACGGAGAAATTAAAATTAATTGATGTTGTAATTGAACTTGTAGATGCTCGATTACCATTATCATCTCGAAACCCAATGATTGATGAAATCATTACACATAAGCCAAGGCTTGTTGTTTTAAATAAAGCGGATATGGCAGATGACCGTTTAACAAAACAATGGATCGCATATTTTAAAGAAAAAGGTCATATGGCAATTTCGATTAACGCGCAAGCTGGACAAGGTATGAAAGAAATTGCAGCAGCTTGTAAAGTGCTTGTTAAAGAAAAATTTGATAAAATGGTTGCAAAAGGTATTAGACCGAGAGCGATTCGTGCATTAATTGTAGGTATACCAAATGTTGGTAAATCTACATTAATTAATAAATTGGCAAAGAAAAATATTGCTAAAACAGGAGATCGTCCAGGTGTGACAACAGCTCAACAATGGATTAAAGTTGGGAAGGAAATGGAATTGTTAGATACGCCAGGTATTCTGTGGCCTAAATTTGAAGATCAATTAGTGGGTCTTCGCTTAGCGACGACGGGTGCAATTAAAGATTCAATTTTAAATTTACAAGATGTAGCTGTTTACGCATTACGTTTTATGGAGAAACATTATCCAGAACGCTTGAAAGAACGCTATAATTTAAATGAGATTCCAGAAGATATTGTGGAATTATTCGATGCAATTGGAAAAAATAGAGGCTGCTTAATGGGCGGCGGAATGATTGATTATGATAAGACATCTGAGCTTGTACTTCGTGAGCTTCGTGGTGGCAAACTTGGAAAAATGACGTTTGAAACACCGGAAGAGTTTGCAGAGCAAGTAGAAGATGTGGAAAAAATAGAAGAAGTATAA
- the lepB gene encoding signal peptidase I: MKKEKSSLWEWIKAILIAVVLAGVIRQFFFAPILVDGVSMAPTLHDRDRMIVNKIGYHIGDPKRFDIIVFRATEDKDYIKRIIGLPGDEIEYRNDKLYVNGKAYEEPYLDKQKKQIADGPLTYDFNLEEMTGKKTVPKDQLFVLGDNRRFSKDSRSIGTISMDQVIGKANMLYWPLEDARIVK, translated from the coding sequence ATGAAAAAAGAGAAGAGTTCACTTTGGGAATGGATTAAAGCAATTTTGATTGCTGTTGTATTAGCTGGTGTTATTAGACAGTTTTTCTTTGCGCCAATTCTCGTAGACGGGGTATCGATGGCACCTACTTTACATGATCGTGATCGAATGATTGTAAATAAAATTGGTTATCACATTGGAGATCCGAAACGATTTGATATTATCGTATTTCGAGCAACAGAAGATAAAGATTACATTAAGCGCATTATAGGCCTACCGGGCGATGAAATAGAGTATCGTAATGATAAGCTGTATGTTAACGGAAAGGCTTATGAGGAGCCGTATTTAGACAAGCAGAAAAAGCAAATTGCTGACGGACCGCTTACATATGATTTTAATCTTGAAGAAATGACAGGCAAGAAAACCGTTCCAAAAGATCAATTATTTGTTTTAGGTGATAATCGTCGTTTTAGTAAAGATAGCCGTTCAATCGGTACGATTTCAATGGATCAAGTAATTGGTAAAGCTAATATGTTATATTGGCCGTTAGAAGACGCACGTATTGTGAAATAA
- the trmD gene encoding tRNA (guanosine(37)-N1)-methyltransferase TrmD, with the protein MKIDILTLFPDMFTGVFGSSILKKAQEKEAVNLRVVNFRDYTTSKHNSVDDYPYGGGAGMVLTPQPIFDAVEDLTKETERKPRVVLMCPQGERFTQKKAEELAGEEHLIFVCGHYEGYDERIREHLVTDEISIGDYVLTGGELASMVITDSVVRLLPGVLGNHASQVEDSFSTGLLEHPHYTRPADFRGMKVPDVLMSGNHKNIDEWRHKESLRRTYTRRPDLLDDRDLSKQEKKWLEEIKREQ; encoded by the coding sequence ATGAAAATTGATATTTTAACGTTGTTCCCAGACATGTTTACCGGTGTATTTGGATCTTCTATATTAAAGAAGGCACAAGAAAAGGAAGCGGTAAACCTTCGTGTTGTTAACTTTCGTGATTATACAACAAGTAAGCATAATAGCGTAGACGATTATCCTTACGGCGGAGGAGCTGGTATGGTGCTTACTCCTCAGCCTATTTTTGACGCTGTAGAAGATTTGACGAAAGAGACAGAGCGTAAGCCGAGAGTTGTCTTAATGTGTCCGCAGGGCGAAAGATTTACGCAGAAGAAAGCGGAAGAGCTTGCAGGGGAAGAACATTTGATCTTTGTATGTGGGCATTATGAAGGGTATGACGAACGAATTCGTGAGCATCTCGTAACGGATGAGATTTCTATTGGTGACTATGTATTAACGGGCGGAGAATTAGCTTCTATGGTTATTACTGATAGTGTTGTACGTCTCTTGCCAGGCGTGCTAGGAAATCATGCTTCACAAGTAGAGGATTCGTTTAGTACAGGTTTATTAGAGCATCCTCATTATACACGTCCGGCTGATTTTCGTGGTATGAAGGTACCGGATGTATTAATGTCAGGGAATCATAAAAATATTGACGAATGGCGACATAAGGAATCTTTGCGCCGTACGTATACGCGTAGACCTGATTTGTTAGATGATAGAGATCTATCTAAACAAGAGAAGAAATGGCTTGAGGAAATAAAGCGAGAGCAGTAA